The Syntrophorhabdales bacterium genomic sequence CGATACCATCAGCTACGGCAAGGAAAGGCCCGTCTGCACTGAGCACAACGAGGGATGCTGGGCCCAGAATAGAAGAGACGCTTTCGTGCCAGTCCAGTAACTTGGATGAGAGAAAAGGGGGTAATTCTATTACCCCCTCTTTTATCTCTACCGTCCAAGAACTCTCAAGAATACTACCCCTACGCGAATCAGAACAGATCGGTATCAATACTGTAGCAGAGGTCTATCCCTTCAGGATCCCCTTTTTTTACGCTTCCTTGATGGACAGGGAAAATCCCCTCTGTCCCATACGTCTTCAGGCGGTGCCTTCAGCCCGGGAATTAAAGGCGGGCGGTGTATCCGATCCTCTGGGTGAGTCCACGATTGGGCTCACCCCGTCATTTTTGAAGCGCTACCCGCGAAGGGGTGTGTTCCTCGTGAGTTCAGAGTGCGCCATGTACTGCAGGTTCTGCAACAGGAAAAGAGCGGTGGGTAAGGGGCACGTATGGGAAGAATCGTCGGAAGAGACGTTTCGCTATCTCGAAAAGGATAAGGAGATATCAGAAGTTATTCTTTCGGGCGGCGACCCCCTGATGCTTGCGCCAGCCCGGTTTACCCAGATACTGGAGAGGCTCCGTTCGATCAAAATGATCGAGATTATACGTGTGAGCACCCGGCTTCCCGTGGTTTTCCCGGAAGGTATACGGGCGGAACATGTAAAGGCCCTGCGGAAACATGCTCCCATATGGCTGATCATTCATATTAATCATCCGAATGAGGTCACAAAGGAGTTTGTCGAGGTTGCAGGCATCCTCAGAAGAGCGGGCGCCGTTTTGATCAGCCAGACGGTCCTCCTCAGCAGGATTAATGATTGCCCGTACATCCTGTCAGCGCTTTTTCAGCGACTGGTGCGTCTAGGCATAAAACCCTATTATCTATTTCAGCTGGATGATGTCGCAGGTGCTCAGCATTTCAAAGTCGGAGTGAAGAGCGGGACAGCGTTCGTCAGGTCATTGCGTAGAGACATCTCCGGTCTTTGCATGCCGGTATACGCCGTGGATATTACCGGCGGCGTGGGGAAAGTGCCTCTGGCGCGCGATTATATCGTCAAGCATCGAGGGACGGATCTCATTCTCCGGAACACCGCCGGCAAGAAGGGGTCTTACAAGGATGACGGCCGCCAGAGCCGTTGTAACAACTGCGGCTTCTGTTTTGCCCTCACTTGACCCTAGGTCTGAGTGGGTCGGAATATAGCCCGCATGTAACAGTAAGCCGAATAAACACTGAAACAGAGAGCGGCATATATAATAGAAAGTCCTACCTGTTGCATCGGGCCATGGCCCGCGGGAATAATATAATGAAAGGAAGGGGAAGGTGTGATGTGGCCGAACAGGACGCAGGCGATGCCGATGATCTGCAGTGTCGTCTTTAGCTTGCCTGCAAACGACGGGAAAATAGTTACGCCTTCTACCGCGTAAAACGAGCGCAGCCCGTTTATCAGAAACTCCCTGCAGACAAGGAGAATAGTGACCCAAAGCGGCACGAGGCCGTAGGCGGAAAGCGTGATGAGTACGGACGATACGAGGAGTTTGTCAGCTATCGGGTCAAGATAGAGACCCAGTTTCGTGGTCATGCTGAGGCGCCGGGCAAGCCACCCGTCAAGGCCGTCTGTAATGCCTGCGATGATGAAGAGAATGCTGGAAGCCCTTAGGTATGCATCCTTTTGAAAGCTGATCAGGAGTATAATTGCGGGGATGAAAAGAATCCTGAGCATGCTCAGCCTGTTCGGGAGCGTCCACACAGATGTCTTTTCATCCTTTTGATTCACTGGGAGTTCTTCAGTCTATCGTAACGCAGCTTTACCTGCTTAACGTAGTTGACTGTTTCGCTTATGGGTGGAACTTTCATGTTGTGCTGGATCACCTTCGTGGGACCTGCATTGTAAGCAGCAAGCACCAGTTCGAGATCCCCACTGAACATTTCCTGCAGCAACTTCAGGTAGCGAGCACCCGCGCGTATATTCTCGTCGGGATCAAACGGATTCTTCAACTCGACGATCTGGGCGGTGTCAGGCATGATCTGCATCAGCCCCTGGGCTCCCTTGCGGGATACGGCTGCCGGATTGCTGTTTGATTCTGTCAGCATGACAGCTTTTACCAGAGCCGGGTCGAGACCGTTGGCAAGCGCGTGCTGGTTGATAAGACC encodes the following:
- a CDS encoding KamA family radical SAM protein → IPSATARKGPSALSTTRDAGPRIEETLSCQSSNLDERKGGNSITPSFISTVQELSRILPLRESEQIGINTVAEVYPFRIPFFYASLMDRENPLCPIRLQAVPSARELKAGGVSDPLGESTIGLTPSFLKRYPRRGVFLVSSECAMYCRFCNRKRAVGKGHVWEESSEETFRYLEKDKEISEVILSGGDPLMLAPARFTQILERLRSIKMIEIIRVSTRLPVVFPEGIRAEHVKALRKHAPIWLIIHINHPNEVTKEFVEVAGILRRAGAVLISQTVLLSRINDCPYILSALFQRLVRLGIKPYYLFQLDDVAGAQHFKVGVKSGTAFVRSLRRDISGLCMPVYAVDITGGVGKVPLARDYIVKHRGTDLILRNTAGKKGSYKDDGRQSRCNNCGFCFALT
- the pgsA gene encoding CDP-diacylglycerol--glycerol-3-phosphate 3-phosphatidyltransferase; the protein is MNQKDEKTSVWTLPNRLSMLRILFIPAIILLISFQKDAYLRASSILFIIAGITDGLDGWLARRLSMTTKLGLYLDPIADKLLVSSVLITLSAYGLVPLWVTILLVCREFLINGLRSFYAVEGVTIFPSFAGKLKTTLQIIGIACVLFGHITPSPSFHYIIPAGHGPMQQVGLSIIYAALCFSVYSAYCYMRAIFRPTQT
- a CDS encoding lytic transglycosylase domain-containing protein; the protein is MRLVLLLSILLLVMPLTAFGGVYGYTDSEGTFHITNIKPAGKGYRILVRDAVGELPLKGNFNQYDGLINQHALANGLDPALVKAVMLTESNSNPAAVSRKGAQGLMQIMPDTAQIVELKNPFDPDENIRAGARYLKLLQEMFSGDLELVLAAYNAGPTKVIQHNMKVPPISETVNYVKQVKLRYDRLKNSQ